Proteins from a single region of Burkholderiales bacterium:
- the pntB gene encoding Re/Si-specific NAD(P)(+) transhydrogenase subunit beta, with protein sequence MSTSLATVAYLGATILFILCLGGLSNQETSRRGNLYGMVGMTIAVLATVFGTQVSSAGLPWIAGAMVVGAIIGLYAARIVQMTQMPELVALMHSLVGLAAVLVGYANFVDPAVSATLTPAENAIHEIEMYVGVLIGAVTFSGSLIAFGKLSGKIGGKPLLLPARHWINLAGLVVVVWFGWRFVASHDAGSATTAMVVMTVIALLFGVHMVMAIGGADMPVVVSMLNSYSGWAAAATGFMLSNDLLIVVGALVGSSGAILSYIMCNAMNRNFVSVIAGGFGTDSGAAAKGDGAAQPAGEVHPISAVETADLLREAKEVIIVPGYGMAVAQAQHTVYEITKALRERGVNVRFGIHPVAGRMPGHMNVLLAEAKVPYDIVFEMDELNEDFPDADVAMVIGANDIVNPAAQEDPASPIAGMPVLEVWKAKHSVVMKRSMASGYAGVDNPLFYKDNNRMLFGDAKKMLDEVLAALKA encoded by the coding sequence ATGAGCACGAGCCTCGCCACCGTCGCGTACCTCGGCGCGACGATCCTCTTCATCCTGTGCCTCGGCGGCCTGTCGAACCAGGAAACGTCCCGCCGCGGCAACCTCTACGGCATGGTGGGCATGACGATCGCCGTGCTGGCGACCGTGTTCGGCACGCAAGTGTCGTCGGCCGGGCTGCCGTGGATCGCCGGCGCGATGGTCGTCGGCGCGATCATCGGGCTCTACGCGGCGCGCATCGTCCAGATGACGCAGATGCCGGAACTGGTCGCGCTGATGCACAGTCTCGTCGGGCTCGCGGCGGTGCTGGTGGGCTATGCGAACTTCGTCGATCCGGCGGTCTCGGCGACGCTCACGCCCGCCGAGAACGCGATCCACGAGATCGAGATGTACGTCGGCGTGCTGATCGGCGCAGTGACCTTCTCGGGATCGCTGATCGCGTTCGGCAAACTCTCGGGCAAGATCGGCGGCAAGCCCCTGCTCTTGCCCGCGCGCCACTGGATCAACCTCGCCGGCCTCGTCGTCGTGGTCTGGTTCGGCTGGCGCTTCGTCGCCTCGCACGACGCGGGTTCGGCGACGACCGCGATGGTCGTGATGACGGTGATTGCGCTCCTCTTCGGCGTCCACATGGTGATGGCGATCGGCGGAGCGGACATGCCGGTCGTCGTGTCGATGCTGAACAGCTACTCCGGGTGGGCCGCTGCGGCGACCGGCTTCATGCTGTCGAACGACCTCCTGATCGTCGTGGGCGCACTGGTCGGGTCGTCGGGCGCGATCCTGTCGTACATCATGTGCAACGCGATGAACCGCAACTTCGTCAGCGTCATCGCGGGCGGCTTCGGCACCGACAGCGGCGCCGCGGCCAAGGGCGACGGCGCGGCGCAACCGGCGGGCGAAGTGCACCCGATCTCCGCGGTGGAGACCGCCGACCTGTTGAGGGAAGCGAAGGAAGTCATCATCGTCCCGGGTTACGGCATGGCGGTCGCGCAGGCGCAGCACACGGTCTACGAGATCACCAAGGCGCTGCGCGAGCGCGGCGTCAACGTGCGCTTCGGCATCCACCCGGTCGCGGGGCGGATGCCCGGACACATGAACGTGCTGCTCGCCGAGGCGAAGGTGCCCTACGACATCGTGTTCGAGATGGACGAGCTGAACGAGGACTTCCCCGACGCCGACGTGGCGATGGTGATCGGCGCGAACGACATCGTGAATCCCGCCGCGCAGGAGGATCCGGCAAGTCCGATCGCCGGGATGCCGGTGCTCGAGGTCTGGAAGGCGAAGCACTCGGTCGTCATGAAGCGCAGCATGGCGTCGGGCTACGCCGGCGTCGACAATCCGCTGTTCTACAAGGACAACAACCGGATGCTGTTCGGCGACGCGAAGAAGATGCTCGACGAGGTTCTCGCGGCGCTGAAGGCCTGA